CATTGCCAAAGGGTGAAATTCAGGAAAAGTTTTTTGTCCGCTACAAATTTCAACCCACTGCGCTTTTTCATCCGCAGACCATTGCAGATCATCCGCAAGTGCTTCATTGAAATGTCCTGCTTTTGCCCCTTTGAGTGGTGAGGGCATTTGCTCATGGTAGAGTTTTGGGTTGAGGGATGGGTAGCGTGGGTTGAATTTCATAACAGGTCATCACAATGGCTTTGTGAAAACTATAGCAAAGTTATAGGATAAGCTGTGCAAATTAAAAAGAATGACAACATGATTGAACAAGTAGAAGTAGAGCAGTTACCAATTTTTGCTAAAAATAGTGTGGCAGAGATAGGCTGTGTCAATGTTGCACTCGATGAAGTGTTGAAAGGAAAAGGCTACCATTCATTTTTTGAACAAAGTGACGGCTTAGGTGAAGCAGAAATTTTTCTATTTAAGCTTGATCGAGATTATTATTTTATTCATGTTTATAAAAAATCAATCCAATTTTCTGAAATTTACACGACAAGTTTAAAATCTTCACAACACTTATTTCAAAGTTTATTCGAAGCTTTAAACTTATCTTTCAGTGAGATGGAAGTTCATTATGAAAATTTCGAAATTCAATATATTTCAATTCAAAATCAACTTAATCTACGATAAAAAATATTGTATCAGTTATCTTTATCAAACGAAGAAAGGGCTTTAAAAAGCCAAAAGAAAAGCCCCATTTTGGAGCTTTTCAGTCAATTCAGATTGAGATTAAGAAACGACGTTCTTTTTAATGCCGCGCATTAAAGTTTCTAAACGTGAACGATGGTAACTCAGCTTTTGTTCAACCAACTGAAAATCAACTTTAAGTTTTCCATCCATTTGGTGAATTTTTTCAGCAACAGCGGCTTTTTTCGCTTGAATCTCTTGCTCTTTTAACTTCGCCCAATCATTGAGCGTATGGGTAAATGCTTCATATTCTTGCGCCACTTTTTGTTTCATTGCCAAAATATCAGCATTCACATCATGTCCATACACAGCCAAGTCTTGTTCAGCGTATTTAAACTTCATTGCCAATTCTGCTTTTTTAATATTAAAGCTTGGAATACGGCGTAAATTTTTTGCTAAGCCAACTTTAGAGCAAGTCCAGATGAGCCATTTTGTTGGATCATATTGCCACCATTTCACACCATTACGGTAGTCGTACTGGAAAATGTGATGATAGTTATGATAACCCTCCCCCCATGTTGCAATGGCAAGAATAAAGTTATCACGTGCTGTATTTTCGTCTGTATAAGGACGTTTGCCCCACATATGACACAATGAATTAATGAAGAAGGTGACATGATGGCTAAATATTAAGCGCAATAGACCGCCTAATAACAACACCCCCCAAATATCACCAACAGCCCAACCAATTGGCAATAAAATCGAAGCATGAACGATGATAACCAATGGAATGTAATATTTGTCCTGGAACATGACAATTTTGTCATTCAGTAAATCTGGTGCATTTTTATAATTGGCTTCTGAGGCAGGATAGTTACGTAACATCCAACCGATATGTGCATACCAAAAACCGTTATTAATCGAATATGGATCTTGGTCAACATCATCGACATGACGATGGTGAGTACGGTGACCTGAAGCCCAAAACAAAATACTGTTCTGAACGGCAAAAGTTCCCATGATCATTAAAATAATTTTAAGTGGCACAGTCGCTTCATAAGCACGATGTGCCCATAAACGATGGTAACCGGCAGTAATACCTAAACTACTTAAACCAAGTAGTACGAATAAGCTGATCCACGCCGCAGTACTGAAATCATGATGCCAAGCATATAAAGGAATGGCGATCAGTGCGACGATAGGTAAAAAAACTAACGCAAATACACCGATCCAGTTAATTGGGGCTTTGGGTAGGGGAGCATTCATCTCCAACAGCACTCCTAAGAACCTTAAAGTATGAGGTAAAAATATGATACAGCCAACGACTTTTTATAGGGCTGTAATGGGTGAATTTTAACATGCTATAACAGCTATCCACTAGCATTATTGTACAACTGTATTGTACGAAACAGTAACAGAATAAAACATCATTTTGATGGGATTAATCGGAAAAAAGAAACAGCGAAGTTTGTGCAAATTTAAGTTAATTTATGTGTGGAAAATGTGCATGAAACTTCGCTTAGTTTTTGATTTTATATATAAAGTTACATTTCATTTGTGGGGTTTAAATAAAATAAAAACAAAAATCCACAATTTTAATGCAGCATTATTGCTTTTGCTGTAGGGCTATTTGCATCATTTTAGGAAAATCGGTAATTAAACCTTGAACGCCTAGTTCACGTAAATGTTTGGCACGCTCAATGTCATTGACTGTCCATACACTGATGTTGAGTTGTGCCGCTTGCGTTTTTTTAATGATGTCATCATGAGCAAGTTGATCCATCCAACCGATTTGAACACAGTTAAGATCAAGCGCTTGTTCAATTGCACGTTCACCGATGTCCTTTTCAATGAGTAAGCCTTGTTTAAATTGGGTACCTTGTTGTTTTAA
The DNA window shown above is from Acinetobacter piscicola and carries:
- a CDS encoding acyl-CoA desaturase, translated to MNAPLPKAPINWIGVFALVFLPIVALIAIPLYAWHHDFSTAAWISLFVLLGLSSLGITAGYHRLWAHRAYEATVPLKIILMIMGTFAVQNSILFWASGHRTHHRHVDDVDQDPYSINNGFWYAHIGWMLRNYPASEANYKNAPDLLNDKIVMFQDKYYIPLVIIVHASILLPIGWAVGDIWGVLLLGGLLRLIFSHHVTFFINSLCHMWGKRPYTDENTARDNFILAIATWGEGYHNYHHIFQYDYRNGVKWWQYDPTKWLIWTCSKVGLAKNLRRIPSFNIKKAELAMKFKYAEQDLAVYGHDVNADILAMKQKVAQEYEAFTHTLNDWAKLKEQEIQAKKAAVAEKIHQMDGKLKVDFQLVEQKLSYHRSRLETLMRGIKKNVVS